From a region of the Vagococcus coleopterorum genome:
- a CDS encoding sensor histidine kinase — translation MENNNVAKSSRITLTSKEKSELIIEGFITIIILLLLNIAIASVSKLLIDDSLTIQNLIFGIKEVLVKTFFSNSFYSLKKFVFFIMLVIDVLIVYWRLIRRYRQMQLRHIITELHFIADGNYNHRIPFELSGDLGKVIDSVNGLVDSTVEAIEEERRIEKSKDELITNISHDIRTPLTSVIGFLGLIEQNKFSSEEELFRYSHTAYTKAQQMKVLVDDLFEYTKVRQSSAPVSLSIFDLNQLLNQLTADFEIEATNHGYSIAVDSKEKSIIIEADPEKLVRLFNNLISNALKYGVGGSKIILESYTNEGNAIITVKNNGQPIPKEALAQLFERFYRVEESRSKATGGSGLGLAIAESIVLLHNGAIRASSNDEWTSFTITIPLKQSSGHV, via the coding sequence ATGGAAAATAATAACGTCGCTAAGTCATCGCGCATAACGTTAACATCTAAAGAAAAAAGCGAACTAATAATAGAAGGATTTATTACGATTATTATTTTACTTCTATTAAATATTGCCATAGCATCTGTTTCAAAACTACTGATTGATGACAGTTTAACAATTCAGAATTTAATTTTTGGAATCAAAGAGGTACTTGTTAAGACTTTTTTCAGCAACTCATTTTATTCTCTTAAAAAATTTGTTTTTTTTATTATGTTGGTTATTGATGTTTTAATTGTTTACTGGCGTCTAATTAGACGTTACCGACAAATGCAGCTGAGACATATTATCACAGAACTTCACTTTATCGCTGATGGTAATTATAATCATCGGATTCCCTTTGAATTAAGTGGTGATTTAGGAAAAGTTATCGACAGTGTTAACGGTTTGGTAGATAGTACTGTTGAGGCTATTGAAGAAGAACGTCGAATTGAAAAGTCAAAAGATGAACTGATCACTAATATTAGTCATGATATCAGGACTCCACTAACTTCTGTTATTGGTTTTTTAGGTCTAATTGAGCAAAATAAGTTTTCTTCTGAAGAAGAACTCTTCCGCTATAGTCATACCGCCTATACAAAAGCACAACAGATGAAAGTCCTTGTTGATGATTTATTTGAATACACGAAAGTGAGACAATCAAGCGCTCCTGTCTCACTGTCTATTTTCGACCTAAATCAACTACTCAATCAGTTGACTGCTGATTTTGAAATAGAAGCTACAAATCATGGCTATTCAATTGCTGTTGATTCAAAAGAAAAATCAATTATTATTGAAGCTGATCCCGAAAAGCTTGTTAGACTCTTTAATAATTTAATATCCAATGCCCTTAAATATGGAGTCGGTGGAAGCAAAATCATACTTGAATCCTATACTAATGAGGGAAATGCCATCATTACTGTAAAAAATAATGGTCAACCTATTCCTAAAGAAGCACTAGCACAATTATTTGAGCGTTTTTACCGTGTAGAAGAGTCTCGTTCCAAAGCAACAGGAGGTAGCGGCTTAGGCCTAGCGATTGCTGAAAGTATCGTACTTCTTCACAACGGTGCTATTAGGGCATCTTCGAATGACGAGTGGACTTCATTCACGATTACAATCCCATTAAAACAAAGTAGTGGACACGTTTAG
- a CDS encoding response regulator transcription factor gives MKILVVDDDKEIVELLSIYLKNEGYDCIKAYDGKEALSKIRTDDEIELMILDVMMPEKDGMQVVKEVRKESSLPIIMLTAKSGDLDKIHGLVAGADDYVTKPFNPLEVMARVKSLLRRSTKQVTNDQPDTIQAGSLTIVKDSHEVTTEDGKEIQLTALEFGILYLLASNPNKVFSADEIFERVWQQESVVSAKTVMVHVSHLRDKVEEATNGEKVIQTVWGVGYKINGK, from the coding sequence ATGAAAATTTTAGTTGTAGATGATGATAAAGAAATTGTTGAATTACTTTCTATCTATTTAAAAAATGAAGGTTATGATTGCATTAAAGCATACGATGGCAAAGAAGCGTTATCAAAAATAAGAACAGATGATGAAATAGAGTTAATGATTCTTGATGTCATGATGCCAGAAAAAGATGGCATGCAAGTTGTTAAAGAGGTTCGCAAAGAATCTTCCTTACCTATTATCATGTTAACTGCTAAATCCGGTGATTTAGATAAAATTCACGGCTTAGTTGCAGGTGCGGATGATTATGTGACAAAACCATTTAATCCGTTAGAAGTCATGGCTCGTGTCAAATCTTTATTACGTCGTTCAACAAAACAAGTTACTAATGATCAACCCGATACCATTCAAGCCGGATCATTAACAATTGTGAAAGATTCACATGAAGTTACTACTGAAGATGGAAAAGAAATACAGTTGACTGCTCTTGAATTTGGAATACTTTATCTTCTTGCTAGCAATCCGAACAAAGTGTTCAGTGCCGACGAAATTTTCGAACGCGTTTGGCAACAAGAAAGTGTTGTATCGGCAAAAACCGTAATGGTACATGTTAGTCATTTACGAGATAAAGTTGAAGAAGCTACTAACGGTGAAAAAGTCATCCAAACAGTATGGGGTGTTGGTTATAAAATCAATGGAAAATAA